Below is a window of Planctomycetes bacterium MalM25 DNA.
ACTTCCACAATCAAGGCCGCCGCACCCCGGGCGCGGTGGACTATGTGCGTGCCCTGATCACCTACTCCGCTCCCGACGACATCCGGAACGTCCAAAGCAAAGGAACAACTTTTACCCTCTCTCCTGTCGCGGACTACCAGGCGTTTGTTGACGCGATCGACTACGGCAAAGTCCTGGAGTCGAACGAGGCCCGCCGCGCGCTAAAGATCGAGATCGACCCGCAAGAGATCGATCTCGATAAGCTCCGAGATCGGGCTTCGACGAAGGGCGCGCTCACTCAGTTCGACATGCGTTTCCCGACGGCTGGTGAGGGCCAGGCCACGATCTCACTCAGGAACCGTGACCGCGACGAAGACGACCTCGAGGGGCGCCTGGGGGCCGACTTCGAGGCCGGCGATCACATCGAAATCGTCCTGAACAAGAAGCCGCTCTACGGGGTTGCCCAACGGATCAAGAAGGGGTCCTTCAGTTCGGTTCTCGTCGAGGTGAAGTTGAGCGACCTCGAATCGTTCGCCAAGAAGGTCCGCAAACGCTCACTCCGGACACGCCTTGAGCGGGCCGGAGAGCTCGTCTTCTGGGCGCCCGCCGAACGACTCCGCAAGCTCGATGGCCCCCCCCGCGCGGCGCACGCGGAGCGAACCTGGAGCGACACCACCGGTAAGTACCAGGTCGTCGCCACGTACGGCGGCGTCGAGGGCGACCGGGTGGTGCTGAAGAAGCCCAACGGCAAACAAACCAAGGTTCCCCTCGCCAAACTCAGCGAGGCGGATCGTCGCTACGTGCAAGAGGCCCAAGGGGATTCCAACCCGTTCGTCGCGAGCCGCGGCGCCGGGGGCTCGATGCGGGCCGACTGGAGTGGCGTGCAAACCATCCGCCCACGGATCTCCCGCAAGTGGAAGTGGGCCCCGCCGGCGCTGCCCAAACCCGAATCCCCCCAGGTGCGTGTCGACTCGCTCGACCTCTCTCCGACGCCCGGTGAGAGCGGGCACTCCGAAAGCCTCGAACGGCTGTTCGTCGCGCGCGACGGCCGCTCGGCGGTAGCGCTGCTGGAACAGAAGGCGTACCAGGGGCGAAACTACTTACAGCGGCTCGACTTCGCGGCGGGGGATTCGGAGCGGATCGTGGAGTGCCCGCCCGACAGTGTGGTCCTGGACGTGCTGCCAGAGGAGCGGCTCGTGCTGCTGCGAAGCGAAGACCGGAATGCGACCAGGCTGTACCTAAAGAGGATGGAATCGGATGAGCTAAAACCGGTCAGCGACTTCAATGCCGACCCGCCCGGCTCATTCCACAAGGGGATCGACGGGGCACGCCTCCTCTCGGGCGGGCGCCTGCTGACGTACGGGACTCTTGGTGATTCGGTGATCTGGGACGGCGCGCGGGCCAAGGCCTTGCACCGCCTCAAATTCGAAACGAGAGGGGGATCGGGCCTCGAGCTCGGTCCGCAGGGCAGGTTCCTGTTCGCCAACGCCGAAGGGGGTATCGCGATCATCGACACCGAAACCGGGGAGCACGTCGCCTCGATCCCTCACTCGCTGAGTTCGATCAAACGGATCTCGGTCGATCGCCGGCTCCAGCGTCTCGCCATCGCGAGCGGCGACATGATCATCACGATCGACTTGCGAACCGGTGAGATGATCGATGGGTTCAGCGGCGGGCTTGTCGAGAAAGGCGAAGTCGATTTCATCGAGGACTTGCTGCTCGTCGACGACCGCTACCTAGTGGCACCCAAGTACCCGCTCCTCCTGTGGCAGTACGTCATGGCGACCAGCGGCAGCTACGACAACCTCCTCACGGTCCACGGCGGTCGCATGTGGTACGTCGCCCGCACGGGAGGCAGCATCGACGGGGCTTGGTCGGTCGCCTCGGCCGAGACACCTCACACCGCGATCCGCGACAAGCTGGCCGAACTGGGCGACCTCGACGAACTGGTGATCCTCTCGCCGGGCGACCGGGTGGTCGTCTCGGCCGACACCGACCTGCCGGCCGACCAGGAGACCCGCGTGTACGACGCCGTGGTCAGCGCTTTCAAGCAGTCGGGGTATCTCGTCGTGGATGAGTCCGCAGCCGACGCGAGCGCCAAACAGGCGGTCGTCACCTGCAAGCGCGCCGCCAAACCGATCGAGGTGCTCATCGCGAACCCCAAGGCGAAGCCCCCCGCGGACAACCCACAAGCCTTCAAACCGCCCCGTGGCTTCGCCGTACCGAGCCACCGGCCCGCCTGGTTCGGAGCTCCCGGAGGCTCGACCAACTGGATGTACGAGAAGCACACCGTCACCCCCTACAACTCCTCGGTGACCATCCGACAAGGAGACAGCATCCTGTGGAGCGACCGTGCCGAGATCCAACCGGGGCAGAGCTTCTCACCCACGGCGAAGGGGAGCGTCCAAGATGTCCTCAACATGCTCTCAAAGCCGGATTTGAAGCGACTCGAGGAGATCGTACTCCCGGGTCGGATCTGCCGCAGCGGCCCGGTCGGCGGCGGTTACGGCGCTACGTTGCTCGACGCCGACGGGGTCTTGGAGGACTACCTCGGCGAGGAGGAGTGATCGAAGCGAGCGCCGAGTCGTGCCCCCCCCGCCTCCTCATCCTTCGGCGCCGGAGCGCACGGTCGAGAAGAGATAAACCGCCAGCCCCGCCAGCAGGAGGATCCACTCGCCGATCGCGAGGCGGAGCGTGAGGCCGTGCATCGCGTCGTACCAGAAGAAACTCAGCGCACGGAACACAACCAGCGAGCCGTGCATTAATAAACAGGCCTGCAACGCGAACGGCGTGGCGGCGGGCGAGAAAGCCCCCAGCAGGAAGACCAGGCCCATGCCGACCTCGAGCCCGCCGTACACGGTGACGAACTCCGATTGCCCGCCATCGTTGGGCAGCTCGAACCCGACCTTCTGGGAAGTGGTCCCCGGCGCCACGGTGCACCAAGCGCCGAGCCCCAGGTAGAGAACCGCAACGACGGCGAGGAAGATCTGGGCCGGGGTCATGGTCTGCCGCCGTTGGGTTCGTGAAGGCGCGTTGGTCATGACGCGCGTGGGCGCCCGGGGAATCGCTGCCTCAACTCTTGCGGCAGCGCATCGGGACGACCAGGGTAACCGGCCGGCCAATTGCAAGACACAAGGCGGGTGTCAACGTCCGATTTGGCCGCGTGCGCGGAACCGAATTGTTTAACGCCCCCTCGCGCCGATCCCGGGAACCGAGCCCAAAACGGGGGGTTCGCTTCCAACAATTCCCAACCCGGGCATCCCGGCAAGCACGAACGCGGCGCCGCAGGGGAGCCCCCACAACGCCGCGTTGTGTATCGGTTTCTACTCGATCAATACAATCGAGTCAGTCTCGGAAGCGGAACTGACCGGTCAGCTCGGTCAGCGTGCCCGCCATCGCGGCGACGCTGCGTCCCGAGTCGTTCGTCCGCTTCGCGGCGCCGGCGGTCTCGACGACGGTCTGGTCGATCGACAGGGCGCCGCGGGCGACCTCGTCGCTCGCCTCGGCGGACTCGTGCACGCTGGTGCTGATCGCCGCTGAGGCGGACGCGGAGTCGCCCATCACGTTCGCGATGGCCTGGACGCCCTCGCTCTGCGAGTGGATCGAGGCGTCGATCTCCGCGATCAGCTGGGTCATCTGAGCGATGGAACTCTCGATGTCCTGGATCGCTTCGGCCGTCTCGGCGGCGCCCGACTGCATGGCCGAGACGCGTTGTCGGATGCCGGTGGTCGCTTTGGCGGACTGGTGGGCGAGCTCCTTCACCTCGGTCGCGACGACCGCAAACCCCTTGCCCGCCTCGCCGGCGCGGGCCGCCTCGATCGTGGCGTTGAGGGCCAGCAGGTTGGTCTGCTCGGCGACCTCCTCGATGAGGTTCACCACGCCGTCGATGTCGGCGGCCGCCTCGCCCAACTCGCGGACGCGCT
It encodes the following:
- a CDS encoding hypothetical protein (SLA1 homology domain 1, SHD1), which encodes MPSIHLSLFRCCLLAQLLLALTEAPAQQVKVSISNADQIAALFPDTSLPTDAFKELDRELFTTNFHNQGRRTPGAVDYVRALITYSAPDDIRNVQSKGTTFTLSPVADYQAFVDAIDYGKVLESNEARRALKIEIDPQEIDLDKLRDRASTKGALTQFDMRFPTAGEGQATISLRNRDRDEDDLEGRLGADFEAGDHIEIVLNKKPLYGVAQRIKKGSFSSVLVEVKLSDLESFAKKVRKRSLRTRLERAGELVFWAPAERLRKLDGPPRAAHAERTWSDTTGKYQVVATYGGVEGDRVVLKKPNGKQTKVPLAKLSEADRRYVQEAQGDSNPFVASRGAGGSMRADWSGVQTIRPRISRKWKWAPPALPKPESPQVRVDSLDLSPTPGESGHSESLERLFVARDGRSAVALLEQKAYQGRNYLQRLDFAAGDSERIVECPPDSVVLDVLPEERLVLLRSEDRNATRLYLKRMESDELKPVSDFNADPPGSFHKGIDGARLLSGGRLLTYGTLGDSVIWDGARAKALHRLKFETRGGSGLELGPQGRFLFANAEGGIAIIDTETGEHVASIPHSLSSIKRISVDRRLQRLAIASGDMIITIDLRTGEMIDGFSGGLVEKGEVDFIEDLLLVDDRYLVAPKYPLLLWQYVMATSGSYDNLLTVHGGRMWYVARTGGSIDGAWSVASAETPHTAIRDKLAELGDLDELVILSPGDRVVVSADTDLPADQETRVYDAVVSAFKQSGYLVVDESAADASAKQAVVTCKRAAKPIEVLIANPKAKPPADNPQAFKPPRGFAVPSHRPAWFGAPGGSTNWMYEKHTVTPYNSSVTIRQGDSILWSDRAEIQPGQSFSPTAKGSVQDVLNMLSKPDLKRLEEIVLPGRICRSGPVGGGYGATLLDADGVLEDYLGEEE